The following proteins are co-located in the Pseudomonas antarctica genome:
- a CDS encoding monovalent cation/H+ antiporter subunit A: MSLIVLLLLPFIGSCLAALLPHNARNTESLLAGLAALVGTIQVALLYPQIAHGGVIREEFMWLPSLGLNFVLRMDGFAWLFSMLVLGIGTLVSLYARYYMSPDDPVPRFFAFFLAFMGAMLGLVVSGNLIQIVFFWELTSLFSFLLIGYWHHRADARRGAYMALMVTGAGGLCLLAGVMLLGHIVGSYDLDQVLAAGDQIRAHSLYPVMLALVLIGALSKSAQFPFHFWLPHAMAAPTPVSAYLHSATMVKAGVFLLARLWPSLSGSEEWFWIVGGAGAITLLLGAYCAMFQNDLKGLLAYSTISHLGLITLLLGLNSPLAAVAAVFHILNHATFKASLFMAAGIIDHESGTRDIRKLSGLVRLIPFTATLAMVASASMAGVPLLNGFLSKEMFFAETVFVSSTAWVEIALPMIATIAGTFSVAYALRFTVDVFFGPPATDLPHTPHEPPRWMRAPVELLVFTCLLVGIFPAQVVGSILAAAALPVVGGVLPEYSLAIWHGWNAPMIMSLVAMSGGVVLYLLLRKQLKRGRFKYPPVISYFNGKRMFERSLVVMMRGVRKIEKRISTKRLQTQLFLLVLAAVVAGLIPMLNSGLSWGDRPKIPGSIVFVTLWLLAIACALGAAWQAKYHRLAALTMVSVCGMMTCITFVWFSAPDLALTQLVVEVVTTVLILLGLRWLPRRIEEVSPLPSSLRKARIRRLRDFLLSTVVGGGMALLSYAMLTRQTPNDISSFYLSRALPEGGGSNVVNVMLVDFRGFDTLGEITVLGAVALTVYALLRRFRPSKESMQLPAQQRQLAPDVATDLVNPRQASDTALGFMMVPAVLVRLLLPIALVVSFYLFMRGHNQPGGGFVAGLVMSVAFILQYMVAGTQWVEAQMSLRPMRWMGFGLLSATLTGLGALFAGYPFLTTHTWHFSLPVLGDIHIASALFFDIGVYAMVVGSTLLMLTALGHQSVRAHKPSNQAKAVAATEGAA; this comes from the coding sequence ATGTCCCTGATAGTTCTACTGCTGCTGCCTTTTATCGGCAGCTGTCTGGCGGCCTTGCTGCCGCATAATGCACGTAACACCGAATCCCTGCTGGCCGGCCTTGCGGCCTTGGTCGGCACTATTCAAGTCGCCCTGCTCTACCCCCAGATCGCCCACGGTGGCGTGATCCGCGAAGAATTCATGTGGTTGCCCAGCCTTGGGCTGAACTTCGTGTTGCGCATGGACGGGTTTGCCTGGCTGTTCTCGATGCTGGTGCTGGGTATCGGCACGCTGGTGTCGCTGTATGCGCGCTACTACATGTCGCCGGACGACCCGGTGCCGCGTTTCTTCGCATTTTTCCTGGCCTTTATGGGCGCCATGCTCGGCCTGGTGGTTTCCGGCAACCTGATCCAGATCGTGTTCTTCTGGGAACTGACCAGCCTGTTCTCGTTCCTGCTGATCGGCTACTGGCACCACCGCGCCGACGCCAGGCGCGGGGCTTATATGGCCTTGATGGTCACCGGCGCGGGCGGTTTGTGCCTGCTGGCCGGCGTGATGCTGCTGGGGCATATCGTCGGCAGCTATGACCTGGACCAGGTGCTGGCGGCGGGCGATCAGATTCGTGCGCACTCGCTGTACCCGGTGATGCTGGCCCTGGTGCTGATCGGCGCCTTGAGCAAAAGCGCCCAGTTCCCCTTCCACTTCTGGCTGCCCCACGCGATGGCGGCACCGACTCCGGTTTCTGCCTATTTGCACTCGGCGACGATGGTGAAGGCCGGCGTGTTCCTGCTGGCCCGCCTGTGGCCGTCGCTGTCCGGCAGCGAAGAATGGTTCTGGATCGTCGGCGGCGCCGGCGCGATCACCCTTCTCCTCGGCGCTTACTGCGCCATGTTTCAGAATGACCTCAAGGGCCTGCTGGCCTATTCCACCATCAGCCACCTCGGGCTGATCACCCTGCTGCTGGGCCTCAACAGCCCGCTGGCCGCCGTCGCTGCGGTGTTCCATATCCTCAACCACGCTACCTTCAAGGCCTCGCTGTTCATGGCGGCGGGCATCATCGACCATGAAAGCGGCACGCGGGATATCCGCAAGCTCAGTGGCCTGGTGCGGCTGATCCCGTTTACCGCGACCCTGGCAATGGTGGCCAGCGCATCCATGGCCGGCGTGCCGTTGCTCAATGGCTTCCTGTCCAAAGAAATGTTCTTCGCCGAAACCGTGTTTGTTTCATCGACCGCCTGGGTGGAAATCGCCCTGCCGATGATCGCGACCATCGCCGGCACCTTCAGCGTGGCGTATGCGCTGCGCTTCACAGTCGACGTGTTCTTCGGCCCGCCCGCAACCGACCTGCCCCACACGCCTCATGAACCGCCGCGCTGGATGCGCGCACCGGTTGAGTTGCTGGTATTCACGTGCCTGCTGGTGGGGATTTTCCCGGCCCAGGTAGTCGGTTCGATCCTCGCCGCCGCCGCACTGCCGGTTGTCGGCGGTGTACTGCCCGAGTACAGCCTGGCCATCTGGCACGGCTGGAATGCACCGATGATCATGAGCCTGGTGGCCATGTCCGGCGGCGTGGTGCTGTACCTGCTGCTGCGCAAGCAACTCAAGCGCGGTCGCTTCAAGTACCCGCCCGTCATCAGCTACTTCAACGGCAAGCGCATGTTCGAGCGCAGCCTGGTAGTGATGATGCGCGGCGTGCGCAAGATCGAAAAACGCATCAGCACCAAGCGCCTGCAAACTCAGCTGTTCCTGCTGGTGCTGGCGGCGGTGGTGGCCGGCCTGATCCCAATGCTCAACAGTGGCCTCAGTTGGGGCGACCGGCCGAAGATCCCGGGTTCCATCGTATTCGTCACCCTATGGCTGCTGGCAATCGCTTGCGCCTTGGGCGCCGCCTGGCAAGCCAAGTATCACCGGCTGGCAGCCCTGACCATGGTCAGCGTGTGCGGCATGATGACGTGCATCACCTTCGTGTGGTTCTCGGCGCCGGACCTGGCGCTCACGCAACTGGTGGTCGAAGTGGTGACCACCGTGTTGATCCTGCTGGGCCTGCGCTGGCTGCCACGACGCATCGAAGAAGTGTCGCCATTGCCCAGTTCGCTGCGCAAGGCACGCATCCGTCGCCTGCGTGACTTCCTGCTGTCCACCGTGGTGGGCGGCGGCATGGCGCTGTTGTCCTACGCGATGCTGACCCGCCAGACGCCCAACGATATCTCCTCGTTCTACCTCAGCCGCGCCCTGCCCGAAGGCGGCGGCAGCAATGTGGTGAACGTGATGCTGGTGGACTTCCGTGGCTTCGACACCTTGGGCGAAATCACCGTACTCGGCGCCGTGGCGCTGACGGTCTATGCCCTGCTGCGTCGGTTCCGCCCCTCGAAAGAAAGCATGCAACTGCCCGCACAACAGCGCCAGTTGGCGCCGGACGTGGCCACCGACCTGGTCAACCCGCGCCAGGCCAGCGACACCGCCCTGGGCTTCATGATGGTGCCGGCGGTGCTCGTGCGCCTGCTGCTGCCGATTGCGCTGGTGGTGTCGTTCTATCTGTTTATGCGCGGCCACAACCAGCCGGGTGGCGGGTTCGTCGCAGGCCTGGTGATGTCGGTGGCGTTTATCCTTCAATACATGGTGGCCGGCACCCAGTGGGTCGAGGCACAGATGAGCCTGCGGCCGATGCGCTGGATGGGCTTCGGCCTGCTCTCTGCAACATTAACCGGGCTTGGCGCATTGTTTGCCGGGTACCCCTTCCTCACGACCCACACCTGGCATTTCAGCCTGCCGGTGCTGGGCGATATCCATATTGCCAGCGCACTGTTCTTCGACATCGGCGTGTACGCCATGGTCGTCGGTTCGACGCTGTTGATGCTCACCGCCCTCGGTCACCAATCCGTGCGGGCCCATAAACCGAGCAACCAGGCGAAAGCCGTTGCCGCAACGGAAGGAGCCGCCTGA
- a CDS encoding Na+/H+ antiporter subunit C: MEEVIAIAIGVLAASGVWLILRPRTFQVVMGLCLLSYGVNLFIFSMGSLFIGKEPIIKDGVPQDLLHYTDPLPQALVLTAIVISFAMTALFLVVLLASRGLTGTDHVDGREPKE; encoded by the coding sequence ATGGAAGAAGTCATCGCAATTGCCATTGGAGTCCTGGCGGCCTCCGGCGTCTGGTTGATCCTGCGACCACGGACGTTCCAGGTGGTGATGGGCCTGTGCCTGCTGTCGTACGGGGTCAACCTGTTCATTTTCAGCATGGGCAGCCTCTTTATCGGCAAGGAGCCGATCATCAAGGACGGCGTGCCGCAAGACCTGCTGCACTACACCGATCCCCTGCCACAAGCCCTGGTGCTGACGGCGATCGTGATCAGCTTCGCCATGACCGCCTTGTTCCTGGTGGTGCTGCTGGCTTCCCGGGGCCTGACCGGTACGGACCATGTGGACGGCCGGGAGCCCAAGGAATGA
- a CDS encoding monovalent cation/H+ antiporter subunit D: MNWVNQMIVAPILLPLLTAALMLMLGEKRRPLKAKINLFSSIVGLGIAILLLYWTQQGGPGSIGVYLPGNWQVPFGIVLVVDQLSALMLVLTGIIGVSALLFAMARWDRAGTSFHALFQIQMMGLYGAFLTADLFNLFVFFEVLLAASYGLMLHGSGRARVSSGLHYIAINLLASSLFLIGAAMIYGVTGTLNFADLALKIPLVPEADRGLLHAGAAILATAFLAKAGMWPLNFWLAPAYSSASAPVAAMFAIMTKVGVYTVLRLWTLLFSGQAGASALFGGDWLVYGGMATIICAALAMLAAQRLERMASLSILVSAGILLSAVGFAQPSLTAGALFYLVSSTLALSALFLLAELIERSRSANDLPLDEEIDALPKAMESLHPRPGVNLDDEQKAVVGQVIPWTMAFLGLSFVACALLIIGMPPLSGFIGKLSLLSALVNPMGLGNAVDEPIRPAAWGLVALLILSGLASLIAFARLGIQRFWTPEERPSPLLRRYECLPIFFLLGLSIILTFKAEPLMRYTQATAESLNNPEHYVMAVMATRPIPSPEAKTAALEVQP; the protein is encoded by the coding sequence ATGAATTGGGTCAACCAAATGATCGTTGCGCCGATCCTGCTGCCACTGCTGACGGCCGCACTGATGCTGATGCTGGGCGAAAAACGTCGCCCGCTGAAGGCAAAAATCAACCTGTTCTCCAGCATTGTCGGCCTGGGCATTGCCATTCTGCTGCTGTACTGGACGCAACAAGGCGGCCCCGGCTCAATCGGCGTGTACCTGCCGGGCAACTGGCAGGTGCCGTTCGGCATCGTACTGGTGGTGGATCAACTCTCGGCATTGATGCTGGTACTCACCGGCATTATCGGCGTGAGTGCGCTGCTGTTCGCCATGGCTCGCTGGGACCGTGCCGGTACCAGTTTTCATGCGCTGTTCCAGATCCAGATGATGGGCCTGTACGGCGCCTTTCTCACGGCAGATTTGTTCAACCTGTTCGTGTTCTTCGAGGTGCTGCTGGCCGCGTCCTACGGCTTGATGTTGCACGGCTCGGGCCGCGCTCGGGTGTCGTCGGGGCTGCATTACATCGCGATCAACCTGCTGGCGTCGTCGCTGTTCCTGATTGGCGCGGCGATGATCTACGGCGTGACCGGCACGCTGAACTTTGCTGACCTGGCACTGAAAATCCCGCTGGTGCCGGAGGCGGATCGCGGCCTGTTGCACGCAGGCGCGGCGATTCTGGCGACGGCATTCCTGGCTAAAGCCGGCATGTGGCCGTTGAACTTCTGGTTGGCGCCCGCCTATTCCTCGGCCAGCGCACCGGTGGCGGCGATGTTTGCGATCATGACCAAAGTTGGCGTGTACACCGTGCTGCGCCTGTGGACCCTGCTGTTCTCCGGCCAGGCCGGTGCTTCGGCGCTGTTTGGGGGCGACTGGCTGGTGTACGGCGGCATGGCGACCATTATCTGCGCGGCGCTGGCGATGTTGGCCGCGCAACGGCTGGAGCGCATGGCGAGTTTGAGCATTCTGGTGTCGGCCGGGATCCTGCTGTCGGCCGTGGGTTTTGCCCAGCCAAGCCTGACCGCCGGCGCGTTGTTCTATCTGGTCAGCTCAACCCTGGCCTTGAGCGCGCTGTTCCTGCTGGCTGAGTTGATCGAGCGTTCGCGCTCGGCCAATGACCTGCCGTTGGATGAAGAAATCGATGCCCTGCCCAAAGCCATGGAATCTCTGCATCCGCGTCCCGGCGTCAACCTTGATGACGAGCAGAAAGCCGTGGTCGGCCAAGTGATTCCCTGGACCATGGCCTTCCTCGGCTTGAGCTTTGTCGCCTGTGCGCTGCTGATTATCGGCATGCCGCCGTTGTCCGGGTTTATCGGCAAGCTCAGCTTGTTGAGTGCGCTGGTCAACCCAATGGGCCTGGGTAACGCGGTGGATGAACCGATCCGGCCGGCCGCCTGGGGCCTGGTGGCGCTCCTGATCCTGTCCGGCCTGGCTTCGCTGATCGCCTTCGCCCGCCTGGGCATCCAGCGCTTCTGGACCCCGGAAGAGCGTCCATCGCCCCTGCTGCGTCGCTACGAGTGCTTGCCGATCTTCTTCCTGCTCGGCCTGAGCATCATTCTGACCTTCAAGGCCGAACCGTTGATGCGCTACACCCAAGCCACCGCCGAGAGCCTGAACAATCCGGAACACTATGTGATGGCGGTAATGGCGACGCGTCCGATACCGAGCCCTGAAGCCAAAACCGCGGCGTTGGAGGTGCAGCCATGA
- a CDS encoding Na+/H+ antiporter subunit E translates to MKRLLPAPWLSLALWVLWLVLNLSISPGNLLLGALLGFLAPLLMAPLRPLPIRIRRPGVIIRLFFRVGRDVIVSNLHVAWGVLVCGSRPPRSRFVKISLDLRDANGLAVLSMITSVTPGTVWSELALDRSILLIHVFDLDDEAQFIQHFKHAYERPLMEIFE, encoded by the coding sequence ATGAAGCGTCTGTTGCCTGCCCCATGGTTGTCGCTGGCATTGTGGGTGTTGTGGCTGGTGCTGAACTTGTCGATCAGCCCCGGCAACCTGTTGCTGGGCGCGCTGCTGGGTTTTCTCGCGCCGCTGCTGATGGCACCGCTGCGCCCGTTGCCGATCCGCATCCGCCGCCCAGGCGTGATCATCCGCCTGTTTTTTCGGGTGGGGCGCGACGTGATCGTTTCCAATCTGCATGTGGCATGGGGCGTGTTGGTCTGCGGCTCGCGGCCACCGCGCTCGAGGTTTGTGAAAATCTCGCTGGACCTGCGCGACGCCAACGGCCTGGCCGTGCTGTCGATGATCACCAGCGTCACGCCCGGCACCGTCTGGTCGGAACTGGCGCTGGACCGCAGTATTTTGCTGATCCACGTGTTCGACCTGGATGACGAAGCGCAGTTTATCCAGCACTTCAAACACGCCTACGAGCGGCCCCTGATGGAGATCTTCGAATGA
- a CDS encoding K+/H+ antiporter subunit F — translation MSALLSNAILLSLFLFSLAMVLTLLRLFKGPSAQDRVLALDYLYILAMLMMLVLGIRYASDTYFEAALLIALFGFVGSFALAKFLLRGEVIE, via the coding sequence ATGAGCGCCCTGCTCTCCAATGCGATCCTGCTCAGCCTGTTCCTGTTTTCCCTGGCGATGGTGCTGACGCTGTTACGCCTGTTCAAAGGCCCTTCCGCGCAGGACCGGGTCCTGGCGCTGGATTATCTGTACATCCTGGCGATGCTGATGATGCTGGTGCTCGGCATTCGCTATGCCAGTGACACCTACTTTGAAGCGGCGCTGCTGATTGCGCTGTTTGGCTTTGTCGGGTCGTTCGCCCTGGCCAAATTCCTGCTGCGTGGCGAGGTGATTGAATGA
- a CDS encoding Na+/H+ antiporter subunit G, protein MMPLWVEVSVALLLVLSSVFALIGAIGLLRMKDFFQRMHPPALASTLGAWCVALASIIYFSVLKSGPVLHGWLIPILLSITVPVTTLLLARTALFRKRMAGDDVPAEVSSRRAK, encoded by the coding sequence ATGATGCCGTTATGGGTTGAAGTGAGCGTGGCGCTATTGCTGGTGCTGAGCAGCGTGTTTGCGTTGATCGGCGCGATCGGGTTGCTGCGCATGAAGGACTTTTTCCAGCGCATGCACCCACCCGCGCTGGCCTCGACGCTGGGCGCGTGGTGTGTGGCGTTGGCGTCGATTATCTACTTTTCGGTACTCAAGTCCGGGCCGGTATTGCACGGGTGGTTGATTCCGATTTTGTTGTCGATCACGGTGCCGGTGACCACGCTGCTATTGGCGAGGACGGCGCTGTTCCGTAAGCGCATGGCCGGCGATGATGTGCCTGCCGAGGTGAGTAGTCGCCGAGCCAAATAG
- a CDS encoding HIT family protein yields MDCIFCSIVRRTSPAHILWEDEHHMAFLSIFPNTPGFSVVIPKQHYGSYAFAQSDAVLADLVVAAKKTALQIDRAFPDVARTGMMLEGYGVDHLHAKLFPMHGTGQDSAFKPISSKVDKFFEAYEGYISSHDFVRADDAELAQLAARIRSFA; encoded by the coding sequence ATGGATTGTATTTTTTGCAGCATTGTCCGAAGGACCTCTCCCGCCCACATTCTGTGGGAGGACGAACACCATATGGCGTTCTTGTCGATTTTCCCCAACACGCCGGGTTTCAGTGTGGTGATCCCCAAGCAGCATTACGGCAGCTATGCGTTTGCGCAGTCAGATGCCGTGCTGGCTGATTTAGTCGTGGCGGCGAAGAAAACCGCGCTGCAGATTGATCGGGCGTTTCCTGACGTGGCGCGCACGGGGATGATGCTGGAAGGGTACGGCGTGGATCATCTGCACGCGAAGCTGTTCCCCATGCATGGCACGGGTCAGGACAGCGCATTCAAGCCCATCAGTTCCAAAGTGGATAAATTTTTTGAGGCCTATGAGGGCTATATCTCGTCCCACGATTTCGTGCGGGCAGATGATGCCGAATTGGCGCAGTTGGCGGCGCGCATCCGCTCGTTTGCTTAA
- a CDS encoding dihydrofolate reductase family protein has product MDIKCSVFIAASVDGFIARPDGDIEWLHRPEYETAQLNGLTYDSFIATVDALVMGRKTLEKVVSFPEWPYKGTPVIALSHQSLALPAHVQGKVEVMSADVTTLVKQLAERGMKHLYIDGGQTIQAFLEAGLIDELIITRIPVLLGKGVPLFSQIGSERELRHVGTYVSQNGFVQSTYRVVEAT; this is encoded by the coding sequence ATGGATATCAAATGCTCCGTCTTCATCGCGGCCAGCGTCGACGGTTTCATCGCTCGGCCAGACGGTGATATCGAGTGGCTGCACCGGCCAGAGTACGAAACCGCGCAGCTGAATGGCCTGACCTACGACAGTTTTATCGCCACGGTCGATGCGCTGGTGATGGGCCGCAAAACCCTGGAAAAAGTCGTGTCCTTCCCGGAGTGGCCCTATAAAGGCACGCCTGTCATCGCCCTCTCGCACCAATCATTAGCGCTACCCGCCCATGTGCAGGGCAAGGTTGAGGTGATGTCGGCGGACGTCACCACCCTCGTCAAACAGTTAGCCGAGCGCGGCATGAAACACCTGTATATCGATGGGGGCCAAACGATCCAGGCGTTTCTTGAAGCAGGCCTGATCGACGAGTTGATCATCACCCGTATTCCGGTTCTGTTGGGCAAAGGGGTTCCCCTGTTCAGCCAGATCGGCAGTGAGCGTGAACTGCGCCATGTCGGCACGTATGTGTCGCAGAATGGGTTTGTTCAGAGTACGTATCGGGTCGTTGAAGCAACCTGA
- a CDS encoding DUF6124 family protein: protein MIKDSPNPPSDSTAFHAAAHRAINHYLNPSEKPEASAESHGVFTVREGLDVETLLVNASEDLASVQALASHLAFEVDGNPRSVVLGICRMLEGIQLMVEKTLSLNSSPTQA from the coding sequence ATGATTAAAGACAGTCCAAACCCGCCGTCAGATTCAACCGCGTTTCACGCTGCTGCTCATCGAGCAATTAACCATTATCTGAATCCTTCCGAGAAACCAGAGGCGTCTGCTGAAAGCCATGGTGTGTTTACCGTGCGCGAAGGATTAGACGTCGAGACGCTGCTGGTCAATGCTTCGGAGGATCTTGCGTCAGTTCAAGCGCTGGCAAGCCATTTGGCGTTTGAGGTAGACGGCAATCCCCGCAGCGTGGTGCTCGGAATTTGCCGGATGCTGGAGGGAATCCAGTTGATGGTGGAAAAAACACTAAGCCTCAATTCCAGCCCAACGCAGGCATAA
- the cysS gene encoding cysteine--tRNA ligase, with the protein MLTIYNTLSKTKEVFKPLDGNKVRMYVCGMTVYDYCHIGHGRSMVAFDLVTRWLRFSGYDLTYVRNITDIDDKIINRANENGESFDALTERMIAAMHEDEARLNILKPDMEPRATDHIPGMHAMIQTLIDKGYAYAPGNGDVYYRVAKFMGYGKLSRKKIEDLRIGARIEVDEAKQDPLDFVLWKGTKPGEPSWESPWGAGRPGWHIECSVMSTCCLGETFDIHGGGSDLEFPHHENEIAQSEAATGKTYANAWMHCGMIRINGEKMSKSLNNFFTIRDVLEKYPPEVVRYLLVSSHYRSAINYSEDNLKDAKGALERFYHALKGLPAVAPAGGEAFVARFTEVMNDDFGTPEACAVLFEMVREINRLRETDLDAAAGLAARLKELASVLGVLQMEADDFLQAGAEGRVDAAEVDALIQARLAARANKDWAESDRIRDQLTAMGVVLEDGKGGTTWRLADQA; encoded by the coding sequence GTGCTAACGATCTACAACACACTCAGCAAAACCAAAGAAGTCTTCAAGCCGCTGGATGGCAACAAGGTGCGCATGTACGTGTGCGGCATGACCGTGTACGACTACTGCCACATCGGCCACGGCCGCAGCATGGTTGCCTTCGACCTGGTGACGCGCTGGTTGCGTTTCAGCGGCTATGACTTGACGTATGTGCGCAACATCACGGACATCGACGACAAGATCATCAACCGCGCCAACGAAAACGGCGAGTCGTTCGACGCGCTGACCGAGCGCATGATCGCTGCCATGCATGAGGACGAGGCGCGCCTCAACATCCTCAAGCCGGACATGGAACCGCGCGCCACGGACCACATCCCCGGCATGCACGCGATGATCCAGACCCTGATCGACAAGGGTTACGCCTACGCCCCGGGCAATGGCGACGTGTACTACCGCGTCGCCAAGTTCATGGGCTACGGCAAGCTGTCGCGCAAGAAAATCGAAGACCTGCGCATCGGCGCGCGCATCGAAGTCGACGAAGCCAAGCAAGACCCGCTCGACTTCGTGCTGTGGAAAGGCACCAAGCCCGGCGAGCCGAGCTGGGAGTCGCCATGGGGCGCCGGGCGTCCGGGCTGGCACATCGAATGCTCGGTGATGTCCACCTGCTGCCTGGGCGAGACCTTCGACATTCATGGCGGCGGCAGCGACCTCGAGTTCCCGCACCACGAAAACGAAATCGCCCAAAGCGAAGCGGCTACCGGCAAGACCTACGCCAACGCCTGGATGCACTGCGGCATGATCCGCATCAATGGCGAGAAGATGTCCAAGTCCTTGAACAACTTCTTCACCATTCGCGACGTGCTGGAAAAGTACCCTCCTGAGGTTGTGCGTTATTTGCTGGTGTCCAGTCACTACCGCAGCGCCATCAACTATTCGGAAGACAACCTCAAGGACGCCAAAGGCGCCCTGGAGCGTTTCTACCACGCGTTGAAAGGCCTGCCAGCCGTGGCGCCTGCCGGCGGTGAAGCATTCGTGGCACGGTTTACCGAAGTCATGAACGACGACTTCGGCACGCCGGAAGCCTGCGCGGTGTTGTTTGAGATGGTGCGGGAGATCAACCGCCTGCGCGAGACTGATCTCGACGCGGCGGCAGGGCTTGCTGCGCGCCTGAAAGAGCTGGCCAGCGTGCTGGGTGTTCTGCAGATGGAAGCCGACGACTTCCTGCAAGCCGGCGCCGAAGGGCGTGTGGATGCGGCTGAAGTGGACGCGTTGATTCAGGCGCGTTTGGCTGCCCGAGCTAATAAAGACTGGGCGGAATCCGACCGTATCCGTGACCAACTGACCGCGATGGGTGTGGTGTTGGAAGACGGCAAGGGCGGGACAACGTGGCGGTTGGCCGATCAGGCCTGA
- a CDS encoding glutamine--tRNA ligase/YqeY domain fusion protein has translation MSKPTVDPTSNSKAGPAVPVNFLRPIIQADLDSGKHTQIVTRFPPEPNGYLHIGHAKSICVNFGLAQEFGGVTHLRFDDTNPAKEDQEYIDAIESDIKWLGFEWSGEVRYASKYFDQLFDWAVELIKAGKAYVDDLTPEQAKEYRGSLTEPGKNSPFRDRSVEENLDWFNRMRAGEFPDGARVLRAKIDMASPNMNLRDPIMYRIRHAHHHQTGDKWCIYPNYDFTHGQSDAIEGITHSICTLEFESHRPLYEWFLDSLPVPAHPRQYEFSRLNLNYTITSKRKLKQLVDEKHVHGWDDPRMSTLSGFRRRGYTPASIRNFCDMVGTNRSDGVVDYGMLEFSIRQDLDANAPRAMCVLRPLKVVITNYPEDKVDHLELPRHPQKEELGVRKLPFAREIYIDRDDFMEEPPKGYKRLEPNGEVRLRGSYVIRADEAIKDADGNIVELRCSYDPETLGKNPEGRKVKGVVHWVPAAASIECEVRLYDRLFRSANPEKAEDSASFLDNINPDSLQVLTGCRAEPSLGDAQPEDRFQFEREGYFCADIKDSKPGAPVFNRTVTLRDSWGQ, from the coding sequence ATGAGCAAGCCCACTGTCGACCCTACCTCGAATTCCAAGGCCGGACCTGCCGTCCCGGTCAATTTCCTGCGCCCGATCATCCAGGCGGACCTGGATTCGGGCAAGCATACGCAGATCGTCACCCGTTTCCCGCCAGAGCCCAACGGCTACCTGCACATCGGTCACGCCAAGTCGATTTGTGTGAACTTCGGCCTGGCCCAGGAGTTCGGTGGCGTCACGCACCTGCGTTTCGACGACACCAACCCGGCCAAGGAAGACCAGGAATACATCGACGCCATCGAAAGCGACATCAAGTGGCTGGGCTTCGAATGGTCCGGTGAAGTGCGCTATGCATCCAAGTATTTCGACCAGTTGTTCGACTGGGCCGTCGAGTTGATCAAGGCTGGCAAGGCCTACGTTGACGACCTGACCCCCGAGCAAGCCAAGGAATACCGTGGCAGCCTGACCGAGCCTGGCAAGAACAGCCCGTTCCGCGACCGTTCGGTGGAAGAGAACCTGGACTGGTTCAACCGCATGCGCGCCGGTGAGTTCCCGGACGGCGCCCGCGTGCTGCGCGCCAAGATCGACATGGCCTCGCCGAACATGAACCTGCGCGACCCGATCATGTACCGCATTCGCCATGCCCACCATCACCAGACCGGTGACAAGTGGTGCATCTACCCGAACTACGACTTCACCCACGGCCAGTCGGACGCCATCGAAGGCATCACCCACTCCATTTGCACCCTGGAGTTCGAAAGCCACCGTCCACTGTACGAATGGTTCCTCGACAGCCTGCCGGTACCGGCGCACCCGCGTCAGTACGAATTCAGCCGCCTGAACCTGAACTACACCATCACCAGCAAGCGCAAGCTCAAGCAACTGGTCGATGAAAAGCACGTGCATGGCTGGGACGACCCGCGCATGTCGACCCTTTCGGGTTTCCGTCGTCGTGGCTACACCCCGGCGTCGATCCGCAATTTCTGCGACATGGTCGGCACCAACCGTTCTGACGGTGTGGTCGATTACGGCATGCTTGAGTTCAGCATCCGTCAGGATCTGGACGCGAACGCGCCGCGCGCCATGTGCGTGCTGCGTCCGTTGAAAGTCGTGATCACCAACTACCCGGAAGACAAGGTCGACCACCTCGAGCTGCCGCGTCATCCGCAGAAAGAAGAGCTGGGCGTGCGCAAGCTGCCGTTCGCTCGCGAAATCTACATCGACCGTGATGACTTCATGGAAGAGCCGCCAAAAGGCTACAAGCGCCTGGAGCCGAACGGCGAAGTGCGCCTGCGCGGCAGCTACGTGATCCGTGCCGACGAAGCCATCAAGGACGCCGATGGCAACATCGTCGAACTGCGTTGCTCCTACGACCCGGAAACCCTGGGCAAGAACCCGGAAGGCCGCAAGGTCAAAGGCGTCGTGCACTGGGTGCCGGCCGCTGCGAGCATCGAATGCGAAGTGCGCCTGTACGATCGCCTGTTCCGTTCGGCCAACCCTGAGAAGGCCGAAGACAGCGCGAGTTTCCTCGACAACATCAACCCTGACTCGCTGCAAGTGCTTACAGGTTGTCGTGCCGAGCCATCGCTTGGCGACGCACAGCCGGAAGACCGTTTCCAGTTCGAGCGCGAAGGTTACTTCTGCGCGGATATCAAGGACTCGAAACCCGGTGCTCCGGTATTCAACCGTACCGTGACCTTGCGTGATTCGTGGGGCCAGTGA